CACGTACCCTTGGGAAGAGTCTAGTATGCTTGATCTGAATTTTTCAATGGGGTTTTCAATTTAAGATACAAGTCAGAATTAGTTTGTGTATTGAAATTTCCTTTTCAATATTCCcctttcttttaaataaattgccaatttttccAGACAGAATGAGGACCATATCCATTATCCAAGCTTGGCAATTATTTTTTCCAGCTAGGATGTGATTTcaattactcataaaaaaataaaaataaaaaaagaaaaaaaaaagaaaaaagaaaaaaaaaatgtaatattagTTTGGATAATAATGAATAAGACCTTCAAGGGTCCCAATTGGCGGCGTCTTTTAACCTTTATTCGGATATATTTGGCCATTTTATcaaagtttattattattattattattattatcattgtaAAGAGAAGGATTCCTCTATTGCGTCActttcactctcactctcgTAACCTTTTCTTTCCCCTTGCGTTTACGTTGCATATTTGGTTGTCCCACTGGGCAGCCTGCGATTTGGCACTTTCTTGACGCATCCATTAATGCCAAACTTAATACAAATTTCATTTTGCATTCTAAGAATcgaatatatgatatatatatatatatatatatatatatatataattctttctTCAAGGAGAAACAAGTAATTAATGGGgtatttctcattttatttattttatgaggATTTACAACAATTATTTATCCGAATCGTTAGTAATttagataaataatataatagatCCTATATAGGACCCAACTGTTGAAATAAATTGACGTATTTGACCACCACCTACTAAAACACATGTGCTTCATATGGAGTTTCGAGGGCTCAAATTAATAGCAATTTGAATACGTTATTGCCGTGGATTCACCCGAAAAGATTTGTTGTTATGTTGTGGCTTGCGTGAACACTTCCACCATGGTGTGCTTGCTGGGATGGAATACTGTTTCTAATGATGCATGCATCTGGCCTACATATGCTTCTTGGTTCCTTCTTTAGTGCATCTAGCCCTCATAACCAGCCCCATTCACCATTTtgtttgttcatatatatatattgcattattattattattattgtaggGTTGTGTTTGAACTTGGCCTTGATGAAGGTGTTGTTCGTAAgttgaaatgaagaagaatgaACGTGGCCTTGTTCTCGGCCCATGTTCGTTCACTTCCCAAATTTTGGATGAAACAAAAGTACGTACGTGAGAACACGTGTTTCATTTCCCTCCTCGGTTCAAACAAACCTGGGGTTGCCACGTGTTGGTTGAGTTTTATTCTCAAATTGAATTATTGGTTCTTCGTTCTTCATTGCAAACAAAAACGAATTAACCTCCTTAATTGTAGCTTACTGTGAGTTAGTTAACTTTGTTGAGTAGAGGGTTTGTCGACCTTGATATGATTTGTATTAAATTAGTAGGTTGAgaattaaccaaaatttaatGTATAAAATGGTTTTAGGGTGTGAGAATAACCAAAattatatgagagagagagagagagagagagagagagggtgtaTAATTTTCCCTTTCCCCCCAAGCAAATCTGTTTTCATTTACTTACCAACAGCACATCGGCCAACGAGCGCCAGCAATTGCCTGAATAAAGTACCTTTATGGATCCCGCTCCTATTTCTCTCCTTATCCATTTCCCTTGGTAtcgtataaaaataaaataaaaagagggcTAACACATTGCAGCCAAGCACTGGGAGCACAGCCAACTTCGTTTCACAAGCATGTGCTCTGGATTGGCATAAACCCTTTTGAAATATCCCTAGATGGGTTACAACTACTTGCCATACCATCTGTAATCTTCAATATAATCAGCAGTACATTATAGACTAAGCGCAGAAAGGTGTTGCATATGGatgtgaaataaaaacaaaacactataaATCCAAAATGCTCAACACACAAATTAAAGGTGTAGAAAGTTGAGAGACTAAAGTGGCTACCGCATACCAAAGGAAGCATAAAAATCCTCAATCAAGCAAATCTGACACAGCGGTCTTCCTAAATGCATCAACAAGAACCAATTGGCCTAACAAAGCTCTGTTGGGGAATAAATTATCTGCTTTCATCCTCTCCCTCATCCCATAAGCTGGCGCCTTTGCATTTATATAGGCCTGGATTAGAGCCTGGAACGGCCGCAACCGACCCACATATCCAGCCTGTCTCATCCTATGAAACGCTTTTTCTGAATTATGGATATCACCCCTCTTTGCATACTGTTCCATAATAGCCAAGTAAGAACTGAACATTGGCCTCATCTGGTTCTGCTGGGTTGCCTTCAGCAGGATGGAATCAGCCTTTTCCACCTCTCCTGCCTCCACATAGAGCTTTACAAGTGCATCCCAAGTCAATGGGCCAATCCTGCAGCCGCTATCCCCCATACGCTTAACGAGATCCTTGCCCTTGGCCAGCATCTTATGATTTGCGTACACCTTCAGAAGCACAGAATAATGCCTTGAAGAAAGCTTATTCCACGTTTTTGACATCCTATCAAAAACTGCCTCTGCTTCTTCAATCTTATTCAACTTTCCCCAAGCATCAATGGCAGCCATGCACTCGTGAATCCGGGGACTCGTCTCGCATACCTTCCAAACCCTACTCACATCATCAGCCTTTCCCAGCTGTGCATAAAGGGGAAGTAAAACTTGGCAAACCCAACGATCTTTCAAGTTGTCACCTTCCATCTCCCTTAAAATTGCCTCAGCTTTTTCTTTAAGCCCGCCTGAGGCATAATGCTTTACTAAAATGGCTTGTGTATTTATGTCTGGTTCAATGCCTTCGGACTTCATTGTCTGTACAATTTGATCCATACCAGTAATGTCATTGGATTGGCCTTTGGTGTCGATTAACAACTTATAAGTGAATGGAGTGGGTTTGACATTTTCTTTCTccattaataataatacatcagCTATTTTCTTCTTGTCCATCCTCTTGTAGAGTAGGAGCAACTGATTGCAAGCAAATGATGAAATTGGGAAGCCCAGATCTTTCATCTTGTTGAATATGCCTTCTGCTTTCTTAATGTTGTTGGCAACCGCACAGTTCGCCAGCAGGGTTCGGTAGATTACCTCCCCTCTGAAGGATTTCGGGATCTTCTCAATGTAGCTCTCCGCCTTTTGGAGGCCACGTACCTTGGCAATTAAATCAAGGCGAGAAGCATAATCTCTCTCAACAAAGTCAAGATGCTTATTTGCCTCCAGCCACTCTGAGAGCTGCAAAATCAATGTAGCACAAGGAAGAGTCGCATAGCCTTAAGTACAAAACTGATGCTATGAAAGAACTGGAAATCAAACATACAAAGGACTATATATACCCGTGGTGCCAGTATATTAACATTTCTTTTCTACATGTTTAATGGTAGAACAAAAGTGAAACAGATATGAAAACAAATATAAGCAGTCTAACTAAAAGATGGATAGATGAGTGAAAACTTGACAAGGGTGTTCTAGGCATTTCAACAGAAATTAGACATATTCTAATGCATCTTATAACTCACATATATGACTTCAATGCCCTAAAGACCTCAAAAAATGGATTGCTCGTGTCAAAACTAGTGGCATCAAGAACTCTATTCATGCATGGCTTTTCTTATCAAAAGACAAAGTGCATATACAGCAACCAAGGATCTACGTTTAACCCAGTAGCACCAAGGTCAATACTGAGTACAGAACCAGATGGCATTTGCCTTCTCAATGTTCCACCGCAACGAACTCCATCGCCTTCATTTCCTccgaatatatattttttcaaataaaagtaaatataacTCACGCACTCATATGGGAGCGGATCCATGATCTCACCCTCCACCCCCTTATATATGGGGAAAGGTAATGCCTTTTGGTCCAAAAACACATTAGCATATCCttcaaatcattttaaattcattTCAACCCTAGCCCATAAAATGGATAGTGGAAACCATAACGTCAGTCCTCTTAATCTCAAGCAATTAATTTATTCTCGATTGTGGAACTCCAATCTGTTGCCTTCAGCCAAACAACCCTGAGGGCCAACTATGATAATTAACGGTCCTAACTTGTCAACCTCAAACCAGTTCAAGTCTTGGTTTTCTGCAAACTTTTTtctataagtaattgaaattcaTTAAAACGCAAAAGAGAACAACCCaaatacacaaaaagtatacacgAGAGACTTCTGCAAACCAATCAGTGATAAAAGGAAAATCCATCAATGTGCATAAGAAGGTAGTCATTAAAAATAATTGGACatgaaagaaaatttcaaaagatatacAGGAACATGCTACACGCAACAGCAATGAAAGCAACTAACAGTAATGACTAATATAAGAGGATAAATGCAATGATCAATCTAATAGAGTCATATATTATGTCTATGAGAGAAACCCTACTTGAAGCCTTTAAACAGACCTATGATTCATAATAACCAGCTCCCTACCGAAAAGGAAGGTATCAAACTTCAACTGCACTCAATCCTGTTGACTTAAACAGTGGCTCATTCTACATATCAGTACTAACTACATGGTCCAAATGTACAGCATTTGTGCAAACAACTGCAACACCATCATATTTTACATTATTTGTGCTATTTGCATGCCTTAAGCTCTCTTGAAGTTGAAAGAAGCACTATTTGATACCAGACATAAAAAGttcaaatgcaaattaaaggcCCCAAAACCAAATCAAGCCTTTATATAATCAAGACCATGTAAGTTCGTTCTATGCCAATgatacagaaaagaaaagaaaagacgtCAAATGTGAATACAACACAGGGAAAGATCTAATGTGATCAACGATATGCACAATTAATCCAATGTTCATCATAAAGTGACGAAGGATACTTTTCTTGAAAGTTTCTTAGAAGAAAGAGAACATCAAACTGCAAAAGTTTGCCAGCACTGGGTTTCTCAAAGGCATGTTAACAAAAGCATAGCCATAACATATTCACCAGGGATCACTCGCACAGCCAAGAAAAAGGGTGAACAAAGtctataataatcaaataaaactaACCTATATGGATGTTTCTTACATAAACCAACTTAGCAGCAAACTATTTGTTACAAGTCCTCAATATGCTCATAGCAGCTAAAACTAAGCAATTAACTTGGAATTTTAATACAGAtacattttgataaataattttaacaCATATAAATGTGTATAATATTGACTTCACTGTTGTAATTCTCCTTTTTTTGGGTAAGTCGCTATAAATGTCCTAACTAATACTATTagctacttacttatcaaaaaaaaaactaatactATTAGCTACTTCAGTATTCATTATGGATACACAAAATTACCATTATCGTCGGCATCGACCCTTaactggaaaaagaaaaaaaattctacacaGGGGACAACCAGGATAAACCAAGTCAAAGTACATTTCCTTTAGTATAACCCTTGTGCAGCATTGAGAGAATTTCCTGAAATTTTTACACACATTTTCTTAACTACTATGAActtaacaaacaacaaaaaacaagcACTTCCTTCTAGACCATATTCAGGAGGCAAAATCATGCTACAGCATGGTTGACAAACAAGCGAGAGAAAAGGTAAATAAACATTCAGCATGTTATTGAGCAACAGCTTTATTCAGCTCTGAGGCAATGCCTTGAGATAAATAACTCAGCTCCAAACAATTTTTCTATAATTGCTCCGTTGAAAAAGCTAACATCGAAAATTTAAAAGATCAAAACTCCTACAATTTGTTAGGAAAAACAACTCATAGCCACTCTCCAATCATAGAGAGAACACAAGAATAGAAATCTCAACTACAGCATCGTTAATTCACATCCCTTAAGATTCCAGGCATTTgtttccaaatacaccacatgaTACACAAGGGAACTACCTTCCAAATTTTGCCACCACAAAATGTCTTCCAAAATGTCCCTAACAACATGCCAATAAATCAAAAACCATTTTGGGGCATAACCTAGAACACACTAAACAGTCAGACACCAATAACCACCATTCTCAGGCTATGCTACAATGAACGAGTAGTTAATCTGCTCTCTCTGCTTGATTTTCACATGTAATACCAATCTACTATGGTTATTTGATGCTTCCTGAATTTTTCCATTGTTAAAATCTTCCCCGATGCCACCGTCCAAATTAAAAATGTCACTCTCTGCGGTGCTCTTACCTTTCAAATACTTCAACTGAAACTCCATTACTAAAagttctaaaaatttaaaatactaCTTTACTCCATTTTAACCTCTActaccaaaatttaaaatatatatatatatacttttcttttcctcttatCAGAACTACTAActaaaccaataaaaaatggcatttagaaaattttattgataaatGATATTATTTAATTTGGCTTCCTTTAATTTTACATTCATTTTATTGGATAATCAGACAAAGTGCTAGTTTTACTTGaaaattataactttttttttttgataagtaaaaggaaaaatatatatatatatatatatatatatatataacttctaGATGGTATCCAAATCATTTTATCCTCAACCTCctgaagattttattttattatgaataatatttttattaaataaaagggCAAGGCGTACACGGATAGTAAACAAGAAAGCCAATCACCCTATAGGCTTCTacaatctaaaaaattaatcaaatctaTCATATCTGATAAAGAAAAGTTAGGAACATATACAACAACCCAATCCAAAAGAGATCTCAAAAAAGAGGATTTTAGAGAAATCATGTTGGACTCACAGTCCTTAAGGAGGAGTTGATTCCTTACTCTCCAAATGCTTACTAGAAAAGCAGGAATAACTTTCCAGGTTCCCTCTTTGAAATGTACATGCCCTTTGATCTTCTAACAATAAAGCAGCTCTAGGATGTTGCTAGGCATCACCCATGAAGCCCTGAATAAGTTGAGAACTAAGTGCCAGAAATCAGTAGTGTATTCGCAATGAATGAGAGAAAGTGATTTACAGTCTCCACATTCTTTTGCAAAGGCAACACTAGTTAACAAGAGAGAACTATGATCTTCCATAACACCCACAACCAACCTAGCTCCAAAggaacccaaaaaaatcaagaactcGAAAACTCCAACAAAAAGAATTAGTGGACATGCCTAGACCTGCTgctgagagggagagggagagaggcatagagatgaaaaaaaaaaagtcaaaaacatTTACTATCTTTTTTGGTGTGATAAAAAACCACATATTTTGAAGTAAAACACGTCAAGAAAAGTAAACCACATATTTGTTCCCAATCTTGCACCACTTTATTAAAATTTGGATTCCAGTGACAATTTTCCATTTGACCAGCCCATATTCTCATTGGTATTGGAGATCCATCTTCGGTATAACTACCCATTGATGATTTCAACTACACAGACCCGTACAAATACATGTATACATGTACACATCATAAGCTTGCACAAACCAAATTACAGCCATGTAGCATAGGTTTACATAGATAGCCACCTAGAAAATTATTTGATTGACAATTGAAGTCCATAAATATCAGGAATGAGACCAAGACAAAGCAATTTCTTGTGCtagcaaatttaattaaattttaagtaAAGATAAGATCACATAAATTTACCTGCAATGCCCTCCCATACATCCGGCGTTTACGAAGATTAAGCATGGCCAACGAGATCTCTGTGCGGCTCAAATCATTTCCTTCCTCAACCCACTTATCAAGTGCATTATGAACTGACAAACCAGGAGCAGCCAAGATGGCGTTGAACAGTGCTGATTTAGCCTTCTTCTTAAACGCTTTTTTCTCACTTGGGTCAATCTCAGAGTCTAGTAACTCCAGCTCATTTTGAGAAGGCTCTTCGATATCAACACCATCATAAGAAAGTTCAGGTTCGGAAATTAATTCATCATCACTTTCATCCTCTACATTACCATCTTGATTTGCCACAGCACTAGAAGGCATCTCAAGTTCAGAAAACCCATCTTCCAATTCATCTTCCTCTCCACTGCTTTTTGCCCCAGCTTGCGAAGAAAAATTGTGTCTAACCACAAAGACATTTGAAGAACCATGTGCAGTGTGGTAAAACCTCTTTAAAGACAGATGTCTATCATACGCCTCTTGAGGAGACTCAAAGGTACCAGCCTTGTCTTCCTCTATGCCAGGACTTAGCATTTCTAATTTAGCACAAGACACACGAGAAATTCTTATGCTGACTCCTCGGCTCctgaaaacagaagaaaaaataaataagctaTCAAAGCAGACAACTACAACAAGAGAATCGTGAATAATACAAGATTTATTCATTCACAGGGATTTTACTTCAAAGAATTTGCAGGGGAATACTTTCAGGAAATcataaaaattgagaaagagGTATCATAAAATATCGAAGATGCTTGTTGTGAAAAAATTTCATACAGGATCCAGCAAACGGTTAGAGGGCTTGGACAAAATGGTAGATCCTttataacaaaagaaaacataaggGATAGCAGACAGTTCCCATTAcaggagaaatttttttaaaaaataggtaGTTGTCAAGCTGTTGGTCTGCAAACAAGATATTCCCTCCCTTCTCTAACTTCTTTTAGTCCAAGGAGTCACTAAAACCCATGTCCCAGCATAACCCTCCAAGTATAGACCCATAAGTGTCAAAGACACAAGCAAAGAAAGGGATCTAGAATTCGTACGGAGAAGATATTGAATCTTTTAGTGCAGATAACATGTTCAATGAAAAGTTTGCAGAAAGTAAGGACTAATTGTAAGATTAACATGAACACTTAAATGAACTCATAACCAAGCTATTGTATTTAATAAAAGCATTACGCAATACTATGActgaatgaaaaagaagaaagttaaCCCATAAATAGTGTGCAACACAAAATCTTATACAATTTGAAACTAATACGAGATACAACACCAGAGATTTTTTCTTTAACTTCAtacgtttttttatttcaaaacaggCAGTGACAGCAACTTCCGGGAAAATAAAATCAGGTGTGTTTTgtaaaagagggaaaaaatcTGTCTATGAGTACAAGTTAGCCAAGACACATTTGGTTAAGCAGATAATAAATAATGATGATGGTGACAGAACTAATCCAacgagtttttttaaaatattctaataaaacaACATGACAAGAATTTTGTTACTGCTCGGTACAAAAAGTTCGTTATGTTAAAAAGAAATCTCAAATTTTCTGA
Above is a genomic segment from Corylus avellana chromosome ca9, CavTom2PMs-1.0 containing:
- the LOC132191709 gene encoding pentatricopeptide repeat-containing protein At1g80270, mitochondrial-like, yielding MLALRRACIPLRSRGVSIRISRVSCAKLEMLSPGIEEDKAGTFESPQEAYDRHLSLKRFYHTAHGSSNVFVVRHNFSSQAGAKSSGEEDELEDGFSELEMPSSAVANQDGNVEDESDDELISEPELSYDGVDIEEPSQNELELLDSEIDPSEKKAFKKKAKSALFNAILAAPGLSVHNALDKWVEEGNDLSRTEISLAMLNLRKRRMYGRALQLSEWLEANKHLDFVERDYASRLDLIAKVRGLQKAESYIEKIPKSFRGEVIYRTLLANCAVANNIKKAEGIFNKMKDLGFPISSFACNQLLLLYKRMDKKKIADVLLLMEKENVKPTPFTYKLLIDTKGQSNDITGMDQIVQTMKSEGIEPDINTQAILVKHYASGGLKEKAEAILREMEGDNLKDRWVCQVLLPLYAQLGKADDVSRVWKVCETSPRIHECMAAIDAWGKLNKIEEAEAVFDRMSKTWNKLSSRHYSVLLKVYANHKMLAKGKDLVKRMGDSGCRIGPLTWDALVKLYVEAGEVEKADSILLKATQQNQMRPMFSSYLAIMEQYAKRGDIHNSEKAFHRMRQAGYVGRLRPFQALIQAYINAKAPAYGMRERMKADNLFPNRALLGQLVLVDAFRKTAVSDLLD